From Selenomonas sp. AB3002, one genomic window encodes:
- the xseB gene encoding exodeoxyribonuclease VII small subunit, with amino-acid sequence MPRKKELPFEESLSRLEEIVEAMEKGDMSLKDLMAAYSEGVTLSQSCLKALDRAEKAMDLMVQENQGEIAEEELVIEEK; translated from the coding sequence AAGAATTGCCCTTTGAGGAATCCCTCTCCCGGTTGGAAGAGATTGTAGAGGCTATGGAAAAGGGCGATATGAGCCTCAAGGATCTGATGGCAGCCTATTCCGAAGGAGTTACCCTATCCCAGTCCTGCCTGAAAGCCCTGGATCGGGCCGAGAAGGCCATGGACCTTATGGTGCAGGAAAATCAGGGAGAAATAGCAGAAGAAGAACTGGTCATAGAGGAGAAATAA